In Populus nigra chromosome 1, ddPopNigr1.1, whole genome shotgun sequence, one genomic interval encodes:
- the LOC133680767 gene encoding auxin response factor 2-like yields the protein MINGSYSVDNKRNGLARGSSTFPVAGEGSEDALYKELWHACAGPLVTVPRQGELVYYFPQGHIEQVEASTNQVADDQQMPAYNLPPKILCRVVNVQLKAEVDTDEVFAQVILLPVAEQDVDLVEKEDLPPPPARPRVHSFCKMLTASDTSTHGGFSVLRRHADECLPPLDMSLQPPAQELVAKDLHGNEWRFRHIFRGQPRRHLLQSGWSLFVSAKKLVAGDAFIFLRGETEELRVGVRRALSQPSNVPSSVMSSHSMHIGILATVWHAVSTGSMFTVYYKPRTSPAEFIIPIDKYRESVKINYAIGMRFKMKFEAEEAPEQRFSGTVIGVEEADPKKWPRSKWRCLKVRWDETSPVHRPDRVSPWKIERALAPSLDPVLGCQSKRHCSNMATSSADSSAPTKKDNEPSRHLQHQEILTLRNTHAEKNYSDSKHNPAQALFQGKDQTAFDNRKFGPDDKIPQVMHGAKLMNLTTGPGTLRESYESTRPFFELNSDDVDRPSKLNETGMFNCHSAPLMYLGHPFNMMASRMEVHVAKDKDIQQQRGSWFSPLPYADNSSHPSGSKPQHLPFQQRNKETSKDGNCKLFGFSLFGNPMAAEPAIIHGHSTEKQQQQINVASDHLKLLGSEGFLEQAKHPKHVRPEEQGNIFQASALHSKNVQGMPEGDSTRRCVKVYKQGTAVGRYLDLAKFNGYNELTAELDQIFEFHGELVAPNKDWLIVFTDDEGDMMLVGDDPWQEFCSLVRRIFVFTREEINRMEPRSLNLEAEGNSQTADQMVDLMEDGTSKHLPALSP from the exons ATGATTAACGGAAGTTATTCTGTGGATAATAAACGTAATGGACTTGCGAGAGGGAGTTCGACTTTTCCGGTGGCCGGTGAAG GATCAGAGGATGCACTGTACAAGGAACTGTGGCACGCATGTGCAGGTCCGTTAGTGACAGTGCCTCGCCAAGGAGAGCTTGTTTACTACTTTCCTCAAGGTCATATTGAACAG GTTGAAGCATCGACGAATCAGGTTGCTGATGATCAGCAAATGCCGGCTTATAATCTTCCTCCTAAAATCCTCTGTCGTGTGGTTAATGTTCAATTGAAG GCTGAGGTGGATACAGATGAAGTGTTTGCTCAAGTCATTCTGCTTCCTGTAGCTGAA CAAGATGTGGACTTGGTGGAGAAGGAGGATTTGCCGCCTCCGCCTGCACGTCCTCGGGTGCATTCCTTTTGTAAGATGCTTACAGCATCAGATACGAGCACACATGGTGGATTTTCAGTGCTGAGACGGCATGCTGATGAATGTCTACCTCCTTTG GACATGTCCCTACAACCTCCAGCACAGGAGCTGGTAGCCAAAGATTTGCATGGAAATGAGTGGCGTTTCCGCCACATATTTCGAG GTCAACCAAGAAGGCACCTTCTTCAAAGTGGTTGGAGTCTCTTTGTCAGTGCCAAAAAGCTTGTGGCGGGagatgcttttatttttcttag gggTGAAACTGAAGAGCTTCGTGTAGGGGTAAGACGTGCTCTGAGTCAGCCAAGCAATGTCCCATCTTCTGTAATGTCTAGTCACAGCATGCATATTGGCATCCTTGCAACTGTGTGGCATGCTGTTTCGACAGGATCAATGTTCACTGTTTATTATAAACCAAG GACTAGTCCTGCCGAGTTTATTATTCCAATTGATAAATATAGGGAGTCTGTCAAGATAAACTATGCTATAGGGATGAGGTTCAAAATGAAATTCGAAGCTGAAGAGGCCCCAGAACAAAG GTTCTCTGGCACTGTAATTGGAGTAGAAGAGGCAGATCCAAAGAAGTGGCCTCGCTCAAAGTGGAGATGCCTCAAG GTTCGCTGGGATGAAACTTCTCCTGTTCACCGTCCAGACAGGGTTTCTCCTTGGAAAATAGAACGTGCTTTGGCTCCTTCTCTGGATCCCGTTCTGGGGTGCCAATCGAAAAGGCACTGTTCAAACATGGCAACATCATCTGCAGATTCCTCTGCTCCTACAAAGAAAG ATAATGAGCCTTCAAGACACCTGCAACATCAAGAAATCTTGACCTTGAGAAACACACATGCTGAGAAGAATTACTCAGATAGTAAGCACAATCCTGCACAGGCTCTATTTCAAGGTAAGGATCAGACTGCTTTTGATAATAGAAAATTTGGACCAGATGACAAGATTCCTCAAGTAATGCATGGAGCAAAACTCATGAACCTAACAACAGGACCTGGAACCCTGCGTGAATCCTATGAATCAACTCGCCCCTTCTTTGAGCTGAACTCTGATGACGTTGATCGACCCAGTAAACTTAATGAAACAGGCATGTTCAACTGCCATTCAGCTCCCTTGATGTATTTAGGCCACCCATTTAACATGATGGCATCTAGGATGGAAGTTCATGTGGCAAAAGataaagacatacaacagcagCGTGGAAGCTGGTTTTCACCTTTGCCATATGCTGATAATTCTTCTCATCCTTCGGGATCTAAACCACAGCATCTTCCTTTTCAACAACGTAACAAGGAAACATCTAAAGATGGTAATTGCAAACTTTTCGGCTTCTCCCTTTTTGGGAATCCTATGGCTGCAGAACCAGCCATTATACACGGGCACTCCACAGAGAAACAACAGCAGCAAATCAATGTTGCATCAGATCACCTGAAATTGTTGGGTTCTGAAGGATTTTTGGAGCAAGCAAAGCATCCAAAGCATGTTAGACCTGAGGAACAAGGGAACATTTTTCAAGCTTCTGCTCTTCATTCTAAAAATGTCCAGGGCATGCCCGAGGGTGATTCAACCAGAAGATGTGTAAAG GTTTACAAGCAGGGGACTGCTGTGGGGAGGTATCTGGACCTGGCAAAGTTTAATGGTTATAATGAATTGACAGCAGAACTGGATCagatttttgaatttcatggtGAATTAGTTGCCCCTAACAAAGATTGGttgattgtttttactgatGATGAGGGTGATATGATGCTTGTAGGAGATGATCCCTGGCA GGAATTCTGTAGTCTGGTGCGCAGGATCTTTGTCTTCACTAGAGAGGAGATAAACAGGATGGAGCCACGATCCCTGAATCTAGAAGCCGAGGGAAATTCACAAACTGCAGACCAAATGGTTGATTTGATGGAGGATGGAACTTCAAAGCATCTTCCAGCTTTGAGTCCCTAG
- the LOC133688185 gene encoding pentatricopeptide repeat-containing protein At5g13270, chloroplastic-like — MQRQPAWLLALNKSSSHNYIVKKFEIPANSLYSMNAHYCFAVSSLNPSPVIIAHDKIPQSIKAAANFSQIPSWVSLKSTPSSLQTQENINKAQIESIHLISLSKQGKLKEAREFLKQMEDAGISVSPRSYKCLFEACGKIKSLLDGRLFHEQMQRTVKNPPEFLEYSVLKMYCECGSLADARKVFDEMRERNLVSWNTIISAYAENGVFDKGFCMFSNMLELETKPNGSTYIGCLRSLLNPSGLEIGKQIHSHAIRSGLGSNASVNTAISNMYVKCGWLEGAELVFEKMSEKNAVAWTGIMVGYTQAERQMDALALFAKMVNEGVELDEYVFSIVLKACAGLEELNFGRQIHGYIVKLGLESEVSVGTPLVDFYVKCSNLESATKAFEWISDPNDVSWSALITGYCQMGEFEEALKTFESLRTRSVDINSFTYTSIFQACSALADFNSGAQAHADAIKSSLVAYQHGESAMITMYSRCGRLDYATRVFESIDDPDAVAWTAIIAGYAYQGNAPEALKLFRRMQDCGVRPNAVTFIAVLTACSHSGLVIEGRQYLESMSSNYGVAATIDHYDCMVDIYSRAGFLQEALELIRSMPFSPDAMSWKCLLGGCWTYRNLEIGELAAENLLQLDPEDTAGYILMFNLYASFGKWKEAANVRKMMAERNLRKELSCSWITVKGKVHRFIVGDKHHPQTEEIYSKLEALNDSVIKEETGLLTEEDVSNSLPERKEQLLVHSERLALAFGLISTPSSAPVVVFKNLRACKDCHDFGKQVSLITGREIVVRDSFRFHHFKLGECSCNDYW; from the coding sequence ATGCAAAGACAACCTGCCTGGCTGTTAGCACTGAACAAGAGTTCGTCGCAtaattatattgtaaaaaaattcgAAATTCCTGCAAATTCCCTGTATTCAATGAATGCCCACTACTGTTTTGCTGTGTCCTCTCTCAATCCATCGCCAGTAATAATAGCTCATGACAAGATTCCACAATCCATAAAAGCTGCAGCAAACTTTTCTCAAATACCTTCATGGGTCTCATTAAAATCAACTCCTTCTTCACTCCAAACCcaagaaaatattaacaaaGCCCAAATTGAGAGTATCCACTTGATTTCTCTATCTAAACAAGGGAAGCTCAAGGAAGCTCGTGAATTTCTCAAACAAATGGAGGACGCTGGTATTTCTGTTAGCCCTCGTTCTTATAAATGCTTGTTTGAAGCGTGTGGAAAGATTAAATCTTTATTGGATGGGAGATTGTTTCATGAACAAATGCAAAGAACAGTGAAAAACCCACCTGAGTTTCTTGAGTATTCAGTGCTAAAGATGTATTGCGAGTGTGGAAGTTTAGCTGATGCTCGTaaggtgtttgatgaaatgcgTGAAAGGAATTTGGTTTCTTGGAATACAATTATATCAGCTTATGCAGAAAATGGTGTTTTTGATAAAGGTTTTTGCATGTTTTCGAATATGCTTGAATTGGAAACTAAACCGAATGGGTCCACTTATATTGGGTGTCTACGGTCCTTGTTAAATCCTTCCGGTTTAGAGATTGGTAAACAGATACATTCTCATGCCATAAGAAGTGGGTTAGGCAGTAATGCTTCAGTTAACACAGCAATCAGCAATATGTACGTGAAATGTGGTTGGTTAGAGGGAGCCGAGCTTGTTTTTGAGAAAATGAGTGAAAAGAATGCAGTAGCTTGGACTGGAATAATGGTGGGGTACACTCAAGCTGAGAGGCAAATGGATGCTTTGGCTTTGTTTGCCAAGATGGTCAATGAAGGTGTTGAATTGGATGAGTATGTATTCTCAATTGTTCTCAAAGCATGTGCTGGTTTAGAGGAGTTGAATTTTGGGAGGCAAATTCATGGTTATATTGTTAAACTTGGGTTGGAATCTGAAGTTTCTGTGGGAACTCCGCTTGTGGACTTTTATGTTAAATGTTCAAATTTGGAATCTGCGACTAAAGCTTTTGAATGGATCAGTGATCCAAATGATGTTTCTTGGAGTGCTTTGATAACAGGTTATTGCCAAATGGGTGAATTTGAGGAAGCTCTCAAAACTTTTGAATCATTGAGGACCAGAAGTGTGGATATAAATTCGTTCACATATACAAGCATTTTCCAAGCATGCTCTGCACTTGCAGATTTCAACAGTGGTGCCCAAGCTCATGCAGATGCAATAAAAAGCAGTCTGGTTGCATATCAACATGGAGAGAGTGCAATGATTACCATGTATTCAAGATGTGGCAGATTAGATTATGCCACTCGAGTCTTTGAATCAATAGATGACCCTGATGCAGTGGCTTGGACTGCTATAATTGCTGGTTATGCTTATCAGGGTAATGCTCCTGAAGCTCTAAAGCTTTTCAGAAGGATGCAGGATTGTGGTGTGAGACCAAATGCAGTTACATTTATTGCAGTTTTAACTGCTTGTAGTCATTCGGGTTTGGTCATAGAGGGCAGACAGTATTTGGAGTCGATGAGTAGCAATTATGGGGTTGCCGCAACTATTGATCATTATGATTGCATGGTTGATATATATTCCCGAGCTGGTTTTCTGCAGGAAGCACTTGAACTAATAAGGAGTATGCCATTTTCACCAGATGCAATGAGTTGGAAATGTTTGCTGGGTGGATGCTGGACCTATAGGAATCTTGAGATTGGGGAACTTGCAGCTGAAAACCTCTTGCAGCTGGACCCAGAGGATACTGCAGGTTATATTCTCATGTTTAATCTGTATGCTTCATTTGGGAAATGGAAAGAAGCAGCTAATGTTAGAAAGATGATGGCAGAAAGAAATTTGAGGAAGGAGCTTAGCTGCAGCTGGATTACTGTCAAGGGTAAAGTGCACCGGTTTATAGTAGGTGATAAGCACCACCCTCAGACCGAAGAGATCTATTCAAAGTTGGAAGCATTGAATGATTCTGTTATAAAAGAAGAAACTGGCCTTTTAACAGAAGAAGATGTATCAAATAGTTTGCCAGAGAGGAAAGAACAGCTTCTTGTCCATAGTGAGAGACTTGCATTGGCATTTGGGCTCATATCTACACCAAGTAGTGCTCCTGTTGTTGTTTTCAAGAACCTCAGGGCTTGCAAGGACTGCCATGATTTTGGCAAACAGGTATCCTTGATCACTGGACGTGAAATCGTTGTTAGAGATTCTTTCAGATTCCATCACTTCAAGTTAGGGGAATGCTCTTGCAATGACTATTGGTGA
- the LOC133688193 gene encoding protein NEOXANTHIN-DEFICIENT 1-like isoform X1, with protein sequence MAAAQTKCSLGYGKPPWIFKGRALYQLHLVKSKIAQASIPKEFRLVEAFGYTLGGFFLASYEDSPAGVFDELVVIAGIVWNPPTSCALLLSCFDRWAARVLVNSGDACDHGRKDVGLPSQVAKFSKKITAIPRQRKSKLNGFLDMIGFGTASSSTKDCMDVLVTETNGPSATDICNIKLTTSVPRVKFDKWKGPAIKMSLPSFSGRTEYNPNLLQYTCSIECRVRAVQAAKVSRPSSPPKHDTEESQSQLKLKTVEPSSRELLDEGQNLSISVMLSKPILALELSCLKMQVEAPVVVSQDSKSRFN encoded by the exons ATGGCAGCTGCACAAACAAAATGTTCCTTAGGGTATGGCAAGCCTCCTTGGATATTTAAAGGCAG AGCCTTGTACCAACTTCACCTTGTTAAATCCAAAATTGCCCAAGCATCCATTCCGAAAGAGTTCAGATTAGTTGAAGCATTTGg ATACACCCTTGGAGGGTTTTTTCTAGCTAGCTATGAAGACAGTCCAGCTGGGGTTTTTGATGAG CTTGTGGTGATTGCGGGAATTGTGTGGAACCCCCCAACATCTTGTGC ACTTTTGCTTTCTTGTTTCGACAGATGGGCAGCCAGGGTGCTTGTCAACAGTGGCGATGCTTGTGATCATGGACGAAAG GATGTAGGGCTTCCTAGTCAAGTTGCCAAGTTTTCCAAG AAAATCACAGCAATTCCTAGGCAAAGAAAGAGCAAATTGAATGGCTTTCTAGACATGATTGGTTTCGGCACTGCAAGTTCGAGTACGAAGGATTGCATGGATGTTCTAGTAACTGAAACTAATGGTCCTTCCGCAACTGATATCTGCAACATCAAACTTACAACTTCTG TTCCTCGGGTAAAATTTGACAAATGGAAGGGGCCAGCAATCAAAATGTCACTACCAAGTTTTAG CGGACGTACAGAGTATAACCCCAATCTTTTGCAATATACTTGCAGTATTGAATGCAG GGTACGAGCAGTGCAGGCAGCAAAAGTGTCAAGGCCATCTTCACCACCAAAGCACGACACTGAAGAGTCACAGAGCCAGCTTAAATTGAAAACTGTGGAACCCAGTAGTAGAGAACTCCTGGATGAGGGACAGAACCTGAGCATATCTGTAATGCTATCAAAACCAATACTAGCTTTGGAGCTCAGTTGTTTGAAAATGCAGGTTGAAGCACCAGTTGTAGTTTCCCAGGATTCTAAAAGCAGGTTTAACTAG
- the LOC133688193 gene encoding protein NEOXANTHIN-DEFICIENT 1-like isoform X2, producing MAAAQTKCSLGYGKPPWIFKGRALYQLHLVKSKIAQASIPKEFRLVEAFGYTLGGFFLASYEDSPAGVFDELVVIAGIVWNPPTSCAWAARVLVNSGDACDHGRKDVGLPSQVAKFSKKITAIPRQRKSKLNGFLDMIGFGTASSSTKDCMDVLVTETNGPSATDICNIKLTTSVPRVKFDKWKGPAIKMSLPSFSGRTEYNPNLLQYTCSIECRVRAVQAAKVSRPSSPPKHDTEESQSQLKLKTVEPSSRELLDEGQNLSISVMLSKPILALELSCLKMQVEAPVVVSQDSKSRFN from the exons ATGGCAGCTGCACAAACAAAATGTTCCTTAGGGTATGGCAAGCCTCCTTGGATATTTAAAGGCAG AGCCTTGTACCAACTTCACCTTGTTAAATCCAAAATTGCCCAAGCATCCATTCCGAAAGAGTTCAGATTAGTTGAAGCATTTGg ATACACCCTTGGAGGGTTTTTTCTAGCTAGCTATGAAGACAGTCCAGCTGGGGTTTTTGATGAG CTTGTGGTGATTGCGGGAATTGTGTGGAACCCCCCAACATCTTGTGC ATGGGCAGCCAGGGTGCTTGTCAACAGTGGCGATGCTTGTGATCATGGACGAAAG GATGTAGGGCTTCCTAGTCAAGTTGCCAAGTTTTCCAAG AAAATCACAGCAATTCCTAGGCAAAGAAAGAGCAAATTGAATGGCTTTCTAGACATGATTGGTTTCGGCACTGCAAGTTCGAGTACGAAGGATTGCATGGATGTTCTAGTAACTGAAACTAATGGTCCTTCCGCAACTGATATCTGCAACATCAAACTTACAACTTCTG TTCCTCGGGTAAAATTTGACAAATGGAAGGGGCCAGCAATCAAAATGTCACTACCAAGTTTTAG CGGACGTACAGAGTATAACCCCAATCTTTTGCAATATACTTGCAGTATTGAATGCAG GGTACGAGCAGTGCAGGCAGCAAAAGTGTCAAGGCCATCTTCACCACCAAAGCACGACACTGAAGAGTCACAGAGCCAGCTTAAATTGAAAACTGTGGAACCCAGTAGTAGAGAACTCCTGGATGAGGGACAGAACCTGAGCATATCTGTAATGCTATCAAAACCAATACTAGCTTTGGAGCTCAGTTGTTTGAAAATGCAGGTTGAAGCACCAGTTGTAGTTTCCCAGGATTCTAAAAGCAGGTTTAACTAG
- the LOC133688193 gene encoding protein NEOXANTHIN-DEFICIENT 1-like isoform X3: MTEKFPFSFPFFPFSAACGDCGNCVEPPNILWAARVLVNSGDACDHGRKDVGLPSQVAKFSKKITAIPRQRKSKLNGFLDMIGFGTASSSTKDCMDVLVTETNGPSATDICNIKLTTSVPRVKFDKWKGPAIKMSLPSFSGRTEYNPNLLQYTCSIECRVRAVQAAKVSRPSSPPKHDTEESQSQLKLKTVEPSSRELLDEGQNLSISVMLSKPILALELSCLKMQVEAPVVVSQDSKSRFN; the protein is encoded by the exons ATGACAGAAaaatttcccttttcttttcccttttttcccttttctgcAGCTTGTGGTGATTGCGGGAATTGTGTGGAACCCCCCAACATCTT ATGGGCAGCCAGGGTGCTTGTCAACAGTGGCGATGCTTGTGATCATGGACGAAAG GATGTAGGGCTTCCTAGTCAAGTTGCCAAGTTTTCCAAG AAAATCACAGCAATTCCTAGGCAAAGAAAGAGCAAATTGAATGGCTTTCTAGACATGATTGGTTTCGGCACTGCAAGTTCGAGTACGAAGGATTGCATGGATGTTCTAGTAACTGAAACTAATGGTCCTTCCGCAACTGATATCTGCAACATCAAACTTACAACTTCTG TTCCTCGGGTAAAATTTGACAAATGGAAGGGGCCAGCAATCAAAATGTCACTACCAAGTTTTAG CGGACGTACAGAGTATAACCCCAATCTTTTGCAATATACTTGCAGTATTGAATGCAG GGTACGAGCAGTGCAGGCAGCAAAAGTGTCAAGGCCATCTTCACCACCAAAGCACGACACTGAAGAGTCACAGAGCCAGCTTAAATTGAAAACTGTGGAACCCAGTAGTAGAGAACTCCTGGATGAGGGACAGAACCTGAGCATATCTGTAATGCTATCAAAACCAATACTAGCTTTGGAGCTCAGTTGTTTGAAAATGCAGGTTGAAGCACCAGTTGTAGTTTCCCAGGATTCTAAAAGCAGGTTTAACTAG